The window TTGAGATGCGCGGTTACCTTTGCCTGCTGGCCTTCGCCGGGCTCGGCGCCTGCAGCGTCGGCCCGGACTTCACCAAGCCTGCCGCGCACCTGCCCGACGCCTGGACCGACGCACCACAGGACGTGCGCAGCCACGCTGCGGCCCAGGCCATCGATGCCCAGTGGTGGCGGCAGTTCAACGACCCACTGCTCAGCGAACTGGTCGAGCGTGCCGCCCAGGCCAACTTCGACGTACGCACCGCCAATCAACGCCTGCTGCAAAGCCGCGCTGCCCGCCAGGTCGCTGGCGGCGACGAGTTGCCGAGCGTTGCCGCCAACGGCAGTTACCAGCGCAAGCGCAACAGCGCCGTCGGCCTGATGGACTCTTCGGGCAACAGCGGCAAGTCGCCCTTCGAGCTGTGGGGACTGGGGCTCGATGCCAGCTGGGAGATCGACCTGTGGGGCCATGTCCGGCGCGACCTGGAAGGCGCCGATGCGGCGGTCGACCTGAGCCGCGCCCAACGGGACGGCGTACTGCTCAGCGTCGCCGCGGAGACCGCCAATGACTACCTGCGCCTGCGCGGCACCCAGGCACGTCTGCAAGTGGCCCGACAGAACCTCGAGATCGCCCGGCAAAGCCGCGACCTGACCCAGACCCGCTACGACAACGGCGTCACCACCCAGCTGGACACCGCCAATGCGGCGGCCCAGGTCGCCGATATCGAAGCCCGCCTGCCGTTGCTCGAAGCGCAACAGGCCCACCTGGTCAACGCCCTGAGCTATCTGCTCGGCGAACAGCCGGGCAGTCTCGGCGCACGGCTGTTGCCAGCGGCGCCGATCCCCCTGCCGCCGCCCCGGGTGCCGGTCGGCCTGCCTTCGCAACTGGCGCAACGACGCCCGGACATCCAGCAGGCCGAAGCCGCGCTGCACCGTGCGACCGCCGCCATCGGCGTGGCCAAGGCCGATTTCTACCCGCGGGTCAGCCTCGGTGGCGGCTTTGGCTTCCAGACCCTGAAGGGTTCGGACATCGGGGGTTGGGACGCGCGGCAATGGAGCTTCGGCCCCAGCCTGTACCTGCCGATCTTCCAGGGTGGTCGCCTG of the Pseudomonas vanderleydeniana genome contains:
- a CDS encoding efflux transporter outer membrane subunit, yielding MRGYLCLLAFAGLGACSVGPDFTKPAAHLPDAWTDAPQDVRSHAAAQAIDAQWWRQFNDPLLSELVERAAQANFDVRTANQRLLQSRAARQVAGGDELPSVAANGSYQRKRNSAVGLMDSSGNSGKSPFELWGLGLDASWEIDLWGHVRRDLEGADAAVDLSRAQRDGVLLSVAAETANDYLRLRGTQARLQVARQNLEIARQSRDLTQTRYDNGVTTQLDTANAAAQVADIEARLPLLEAQQAHLVNALSYLLGEQPGSLGARLLPAAPIPLPPPRVPVGLPSQLAQRRPDIQQAEAALHRATAAIGVAKADFYPRVSLGGGFGFQTLKGSDIGGWDARQWSFGPSLYLPIFQGGRLTGTLELREHQQQEAALNYQRTVLGAWHEVDNALTDYSAEQRHHAALEEAVKQNQIALANARQRYREGAVDFINVLGVQRALIANQSELADSSTSVSTNLVQLYKALGGGWPQPAKDL